Proteins encoded within one genomic window of Companilactobacillus zhachilii:
- a CDS encoding PaaI family thioesterase: MSLLSNLGIEVVEQGRHKVVLQMELTPEHLEMEKKKAGSINALLSETAASLGANMNVDQDDSAAITGVNVHNLNAFKLGTLVVEAISVRNGENIQTWQATTHFEKSAIPNGLSTVMLKKSRSNCDRFWS; encoded by the coding sequence ATGAGTTTATTAAGCAATTTAGGTATCGAAGTAGTTGAACAGGGCAGACACAAGGTTGTTTTGCAGATGGAATTAACCCCAGAACATTTGGAAATGGAGAAAAAGAAAGCCGGCAGTATCAATGCTTTGCTTTCGGAAACCGCCGCTAGTCTTGGAGCCAATATGAATGTTGACCAAGACGATTCGGCTGCTATTACGGGTGTTAATGTTCATAATTTGAATGCATTTAAGCTGGGGACGTTAGTAGTAGAAGCAATTTCTGTTCGAAACGGTGAAAATATTCAAACTTGGCAGGCGACGACTCATTTTGAAAAGAGTGCGATTCCTAATGGGCTAAGTACCGTAATGCTAAAAAAATCCAGATCTAATTGCGATAGATTCTGGAGTTGA
- a CDS encoding DUF308 domain-containing protein: MVRQFQLYRWLRFIFLLVAGILIVIEPIKSFDIVIYIVSSYIAIYGILSIFDGLNIRRTTGENNIAVGLGIGALFLALAVLLFARLLVPLVPPVLGIILLVNGINQYRDSHEMTKRVPITPYLDYFYSALLMLAGIVFILNPSKTIIFIYQLFGLSLIILAFFEIINSRIYRN; encoded by the coding sequence ATGGTCAGACAGTTCCAACTTTACCGTTGGTTACGTTTTATCTTTCTGCTTGTTGCAGGTATTTTAATTGTCATTGAACCGATTAAAAGCTTTGATATCGTAATTTACATTGTTTCTAGTTACATTGCTATTTATGGAATTTTATCAATTTTTGACGGACTGAATATTCGGCGAACGACTGGCGAAAACAACATTGCCGTTGGTCTGGGTATTGGTGCACTATTTTTAGCCTTAGCCGTACTATTATTTGCCCGTTTGTTAGTCCCACTCGTGCCACCAGTCTTAGGAATCATCCTATTAGTCAACGGTATCAACCAATATCGTGATTCTCATGAGATGACAAAAAGGGTTCCGATAACACCATACCTGGATTATTTCTATTCAGCACTGTTGATGCTGGCAGGTATTGTGTTTATCCTGAACCCTTCCAAAACAATTATTTTTATTTATCAATTATTCGGATTGAGCTTGATAATCTTAGCTTTCTTCGAAATTATCAACTCCAGAATCTATCGCAATTAG
- a CDS encoding pyruvate oxidase translates to MAVRASDEMVDVLAKWGVDNIYGLPGDSVDTTIDALYRAQDKITFTHVLHEEVAALAASAHAKLTGKLGVCLSIGGPGAIHLLNGLYDAKMDHVPVLAILGQVQSKLLNTDFFQEVDTHVLFDDVAVYNKIIMDPQSLPRIMDEAIRTAISKKGVAVLTIPDDIPDHMIKDNFTPNVDNFQMENYKVDDNQIKQALEMIKIHSNPIVLAGVGIKHAKKEMKAFIEKYKIPIILTMPAKGLVDDDHPYNLGQLGKLGTKPAFEMMQKADLVIMIGTDYPYAPYLNKKVDAIQIDTNADRLGKRRHVNIAIQADAKEALTRLNELGETVSNRPYLDEAISKIGQWRSWMQDVYSKKHQGVLPSLMFHNLSQSAPSDTIWSIDVGTSTAFGARFLTAKASQDYTISAWLGTMGCALPGAIAAKKAFPDRPVYAVAGDGATAMVMQDFATAVKYDLPMLYIVLNNKLLAFIEYEQQSAGQQNYGISLPEIDFAKVAEACGGIGERITTDEEFSAAIKKYRRPEKPVLLDVAVTDEAPLPGKIMMDEAKGYAKFGFDHLVDKKSLPELPPMKEILRSFL, encoded by the coding sequence ATGGCTGTTCGGGCATCTGATGAAATGGTTGATGTTTTAGCAAAGTGGGGCGTAGATAATATTTACGGTTTACCGGGGGATTCGGTCGACACGACGATTGATGCTTTGTATCGTGCGCAAGATAAAATTACTTTTACACATGTTTTGCATGAAGAGGTTGCAGCTTTGGCCGCTTCCGCACATGCTAAATTGACGGGAAAATTGGGTGTTTGTCTGTCGATTGGTGGTCCAGGAGCAATCCATTTGTTGAATGGACTTTACGATGCCAAAATGGATCACGTACCTGTTTTAGCGATTCTTGGTCAAGTGCAGTCGAAATTGCTCAATACTGACTTTTTCCAAGAAGTTGATACGCATGTTTTGTTTGATGATGTGGCGGTTTATAACAAAATCATCATGGACCCACAATCACTACCACGGATTATGGATGAAGCCATCAGAACCGCAATTTCCAAAAAAGGTGTTGCTGTATTGACGATTCCTGATGATATTCCTGACCATATGATTAAGGATAATTTCACACCAAATGTCGACAATTTCCAAATGGAAAATTATAAAGTTGATGATAACCAAATTAAGCAAGCTTTGGAAATGATTAAGATTCATTCAAATCCAATTGTGCTGGCTGGTGTGGGTATCAAACATGCTAAAAAAGAAATGAAGGCGTTCATCGAGAAGTATAAAATTCCTATCATTTTAACAATGCCTGCCAAAGGTTTGGTCGACGATGATCACCCTTATAATTTAGGACAGCTAGGAAAACTCGGAACGAAGCCAGCGTTTGAAATGATGCAAAAAGCTGACCTAGTCATTATGATTGGGACTGATTATCCTTATGCACCTTATTTAAATAAAAAAGTTGATGCTATTCAGATTGATACGAATGCGGACCGGCTAGGCAAACGTCGCCATGTTAATATTGCCATTCAAGCTGATGCCAAAGAAGCTCTCACTCGACTTAATGAATTAGGCGAAACAGTTTCAAATAGACCTTATTTGGATGAAGCAATCAGTAAAATTGGTCAATGGCGTAGTTGGATGCAAGATGTCTATTCCAAGAAACATCAAGGTGTCTTGCCATCTTTAATGTTCCATAATCTTAGCCAGAGTGCACCAAGCGATACGATTTGGTCAATTGATGTCGGAACTTCAACTGCTTTTGGAGCAAGATTTTTAACAGCTAAAGCTAGTCAAGACTACACAATTTCAGCATGGCTAGGAACCATGGGTTGTGCATTACCGGGAGCTATTGCGGCCAAAAAAGCTTTCCCAGATCGGCCAGTTTATGCAGTCGCCGGAGATGGGGCCACCGCCATGGTCATGCAAGATTTCGCCACCGCCGTTAAATATGATTTGCCAATGTTGTATATCGTTTTGAATAATAAATTGTTGGCTTTCATTGAATACGAACAACAATCAGCCGGCCAACAAAATTACGGCATCAGTTTGCCAGAAATCGATTTTGCCAAAGTAGCTGAAGCTTGCGGTGGGATTGGCGAAAGAATTACCACTGATGAGGAATTTTCAGCAGCAATCAAAAAGTATCGCCGCCCAGAGAAGCCAGTATTATTAGATGTGGCAGTGACCGATGAGGCACCATTGCCAGGTAAAATCATGATGGATGAAGCTAAAGGATATGCCAAGTTTGGCTTTGATCACTTAGTTGATAAGAAGAGCTTGCCAGAATTACCACCAATGAAGGAAATTCTGCGTTCATTCTTATAG